In one window of Bizionia sp. M204 DNA:
- a CDS encoding class I SAM-dependent methyltransferase, which produces MKQLFKTILNVIPRPILIRLSYLVRPILAFLMKGNTYTDPIDGKSFKAFLPYGYGNQRDNVLSPSTLSLERHRLLWLYLQNDTEFFTAKKSVLHFAPEQCFLKRFQKLNNLNYTTTDLESPIADVKADICNLPFEDNSYDIILCNHVLEHIPDDTKAMQELFRVMKPGGYGIFQIPQDLNRDSTFEDDSITDKKERAAIFGQYDHVRIYGRDYFDKLRNVGFKVEELDYTSTLSDPEIERYCLAKGEIIPVVYK; this is translated from the coding sequence ATGAAGCAACTTTTTAAAACAATTCTTAACGTTATTCCTAGACCTATATTAATTAGGTTAAGCTATTTAGTACGTCCTATTTTAGCTTTTCTCATGAAAGGCAATACCTATACAGACCCTATTGATGGCAAAAGTTTTAAAGCGTTTCTACCATACGGTTACGGGAACCAGCGTGATAATGTGCTATCACCTTCTACCCTTTCTTTAGAACGCCATAGATTACTTTGGCTTTATTTACAAAATGATACCGAATTTTTTACCGCTAAAAAAAGTGTGCTTCATTTTGCACCAGAACAATGTTTTTTAAAACGCTTTCAAAAACTTAATAACCTCAACTATACAACAACAGATTTAGAGTCGCCAATTGCAGATGTGAAAGCAGATATTTGCAATCTTCCCTTTGAAGACAATAGTTATGATATTATTTTATGCAATCATGTTTTGGAGCATATTCCAGATGATACTAAAGCCATGCAAGAATTGTTCAGAGTTATGAAACCTGGTGGTTATGGCATATTTCAAATTCCACAAGATTTAAATCGCGATAGTACTTTTGAAGATGATAGCATTACCGATAAAAAAGAACGTGCTGCCATTTTTGGGCAATATGATCATGTTAGAATTTATGGTCGTGATTATTTTGATAAACTCCGAAACGTGGGATTTAAAGTTGAAGAATTGGATTATACGTCTACACTTTCTGATCCTGAAATAGAACGCTATTGCTTGGCCAAAGGCGAAATTATTCCGGTTGTTTATAAATAA
- a CDS encoding DUF423 domain-containing protein has product MTHQIITATAAIFGMLAVIFGAFGAHALKKTLSPDQLQSFEVGVKYQMYHAIVLLALGFSPYTVTATTYWCFTIGIILFSFSIYGLVLSDAIGKKLRVLGPITPIGGLLLVAGWFLILVNAFLLVI; this is encoded by the coding sequence ATGACACATCAAATTATAACTGCAACAGCTGCAATTTTTGGAATGTTAGCCGTAATTTTTGGTGCCTTTGGCGCACATGCTTTAAAGAAAACATTATCTCCAGATCAATTACAAAGTTTTGAAGTTGGCGTGAAATACCAAATGTATCATGCCATTGTATTATTAGCATTAGGTTTTAGCCCTTACACCGTAACCGCCACAACCTACTGGTGCTTTACTATTGGTATTATTTTATTTTCTTTCAGTATTTATGGATTGGTATTATCTGATGCTATAGGAAAAAAGCTTCGGGTTTTAGGACCAATCACACCTATTGGCGGCTTGCTTTTAGTTGCTGGCTGGTTTTTGATACTGGTTAATGCGTTTTTATTGGTAATTTAA
- a CDS encoding FAD:protein FMN transferase: protein MKKLGFLFLMLIILVSCKQEPTNTKLSGPVFGTMYSVIYDSEVNYQPQFDSLFAVINSSMSTYISDSDISKLNRNETVSVDDHFLNVFNNAKTIYHATNGAFDPTIGAVVNAWDFGPEGKIMALDSLKIDSLMLGVGFNKVSIKNNTITKPASTFIDFNAIAKGYGVDVIGLFLESKNVKNYLVEIGGEIRTRGTNIEKQSSWKVGVEMPHFDGEQSILNAISLKNESMATSGTYRKFKIDDQGNRYSHIIDTKTGYPSKTNLLSISVIAENCMIADAYATAFKAMGIEKVEEFLKAHPELKVFLIFENDLNEFETVSINGFPEN from the coding sequence ATGAAAAAATTAGGGTTTCTATTTTTAATGCTCATTATATTGGTTTCCTGTAAACAAGAACCCACAAATACCAAGTTATCAGGACCAGTTTTTGGAACCATGTATTCGGTTATTTACGATTCGGAAGTCAATTATCAGCCACAATTTGATAGTCTGTTTGCGGTTATCAATTCATCTATGTCTACCTACATCTCAGATTCAGATATTTCAAAATTAAACCGTAATGAAACCGTTTCAGTAGATGATCATTTTCTGAATGTTTTCAACAACGCAAAAACAATTTATCACGCAACTAATGGAGCTTTCGATCCTACAATTGGAGCAGTTGTAAACGCCTGGGATTTTGGTCCTGAAGGAAAAATAATGGCTTTAGATAGTCTTAAAATTGATAGCCTCATGCTTGGTGTTGGTTTTAATAAGGTTTCCATTAAAAATAATACCATTACCAAACCCGCTAGTACTTTTATAGATTTTAATGCCATAGCCAAAGGGTATGGCGTGGATGTAATTGGTTTATTTTTAGAATCAAAAAATGTTAAAAATTATTTAGTTGAAATTGGTGGTGAAATCCGAACGCGTGGTACCAATATAGAAAAACAAAGCAGTTGGAAAGTGGGTGTAGAAATGCCACATTTTGATGGTGAACAATCCATTTTAAACGCCATAAGCTTAAAAAATGAGTCTATGGCAACATCAGGAACTTACCGGAAGTTTAAAATTGATGACCAAGGAAATCGCTACTCTCATATTATCGATACCAAAACAGGATATCCTAGTAAAACCAATTTGCTGAGTATTTCAGTCATTGCAGAAAATTGTATGATTGCTGATGCGTATGCTACCGCTTTTAAAGCCATGGGAATAGAAAAAGTTGAGGAATTTTTAAAAGCACATCCCGAATTAAAAGTGTTTTTAATTTTTGAGAATGACCTAAACGAATTCGAAACGGTTTCTATAAATGGTTTTCCTGAAAATTAG
- a CDS encoding Na(+)-translocating NADH-quinone reductase subunit F, translated as MKKELTEQERHNLAMNHVGKDLEQRGFEFVAINSKLKRHPQFVCIDKNNQYFFVIIRAVLLPDNPNNYDIVWMETFKKHAAEKDAKVLYAGVGLGNPNGEDLPIYLNEEYLIEYNGIQVIETNLN; from the coding sequence ATGAAAAAAGAACTCACAGAACAAGAGCGTCATAATTTAGCCATGAACCATGTTGGTAAAGATTTGGAGCAACGTGGTTTTGAATTTGTAGCCATTAATAGTAAGTTAAAAAGGCATCCGCAATTTGTATGTATTGATAAAAATAATCAATATTTTTTTGTGATAATTCGGGCGGTTTTATTGCCTGATAACCCGAATAATTATGACATAGTTTGGATGGAAACCTTTAAAAAACACGCAGCTGAAAAAGATGCTAAAGTTCTCTACGCTGGCGTTGGGTTAGGCAATCCAAATGGCGAAGATTTACCTATCTATTTAAACGAAGAGTACCTTATTGAATACAACGGAATTCAAGTAATTGAAACCAACTTAAATTAA
- the nqrF gene encoding NADH:ubiquinone reductase (Na(+)-transporting) subunit F translates to MILATGTLGTVITTVIAFLIITLLLVTLLLVVKQKLSPSGPVKILINGEREIEVASGDTLLSTLGANKIFLPSACGGGGTCIQCECHVLEGGGEALPTETPHFSRKELAEGARLSCQVKVKQDMEISIPEEVFGIKKWEATVVRNYNVASFIKEFVVEIPEDMGYKAGGYIQIEIPSCEIKFSDMDITAHPEEHDTPDKFQAEWDKFALWPLVMKNTETVERAYSMASYPAEGREIMLNVRIATPPFDRAKNDWMDVNPGIASSYIFAQKPGDKVIISGPYGEFFINESEAEMLYVGGGAGMAPMRSHLYHLFKTLKTGRKVTYWYGGRSKRELFYLEHFNELERDFPNFKFYLALSEPMEEDNWKVKENIDAPGDGFVGFIHNCVIDNYLNHHEAPEDIELYFCGPPLMNQAVQKMGEDFGIPDENIRFDDFGG, encoded by the coding sequence ATGATTTTAGCAACAGGAACATTAGGAACAGTAATAACGACAGTAATAGCGTTTTTAATCATAACCTTACTACTGGTAACTTTACTATTAGTTGTCAAACAAAAATTATCTCCTTCAGGTCCCGTAAAGATCTTAATTAATGGAGAACGAGAAATTGAAGTAGCTTCTGGAGATACCTTATTATCTACTTTAGGAGCTAACAAAATATTCTTACCATCTGCATGTGGTGGTGGTGGAACATGTATTCAATGTGAGTGCCATGTATTAGAAGGTGGTGGTGAAGCATTACCAACAGAAACCCCACATTTCTCTAGAAAAGAATTGGCTGAAGGAGCACGTTTATCTTGTCAGGTAAAAGTGAAACAAGACATGGAAATTTCAATTCCAGAAGAAGTATTTGGAATAAAGAAATGGGAAGCTACCGTTGTTCGTAATTATAACGTGGCATCATTTATCAAGGAGTTTGTTGTTGAAATTCCTGAAGATATGGGTTATAAAGCGGGTGGCTATATCCAGATTGAAATTCCTAGCTGTGAAATTAAATTTTCAGATATGGATATCACAGCGCATCCAGAAGAACATGACACACCAGATAAGTTTCAAGCCGAATGGGATAAATTTGCATTATGGCCATTAGTGATGAAAAACACTGAAACCGTAGAGCGTGCCTATTCTATGGCTTCTTATCCAGCTGAAGGACGCGAAATTATGCTAAACGTACGTATTGCAACACCACCTTTTGACCGAGCTAAAAACGATTGGATGGATGTAAATCCAGGTATTGCGTCGTCATATATATTTGCTCAAAAACCAGGCGATAAAGTAATTATTTCAGGCCCTTATGGTGAATTCTTTATCAACGAATCTGAAGCAGAAATGCTGTATGTTGGTGGTGGAGCAGGAATGGCGCCAATGCGTTCTCATTTATATCACTTATTCAAAACCTTAAAAACAGGTAGAAAAGTAACCTATTGGTATGGTGGACGTTCTAAACGTGAGTTATTTTATTTAGAGCACTTTAATGAGTTGGAAAGAGATTTCCCTAACTTTAAGTTCTATTTAGCGTTATCGGAACCAATGGAAGAAGATAATTGGAAAGTAAAAGAAAATATTGACGCCCCTGGTGATGGTTTCGTAGGATTCATTCACAACTGTGTAATTGATAATTACTTAAATCATCATGAGGCACCAGAAGATATCGAATTATATTTCTGTGGACCTCCATTAATGAACCAAGCGGTTCAAAAAATGGGTGAGGATTTCGGTATTCCAGATGAAAACATTCGTTTTGATGATTTTGGAGGATAA
- the nqrE gene encoding NADH:ubiquinone reductase (Na(+)-transporting) subunit E produces the protein MIEHLELFFKSIFIDNMVFAVFLGMCSYLAVSKKVATAVGLGAAVIFVLAITVPLNWLLDQYLLQPGALAWIDGSANGEGFSGMDLGFLSFIMFIATIATMVQLVEIIVEKFSPSLYNSLGIFLPLIAVNCAILGGSLFMQSREIETFGLALNYGISSGIGWFLAILAIAAIREKIRYSNVPAPLRGLGITFIITGLMGIGFLSFGGMLTGGDEEGEPSTEPTAQVQEIQTEDAKELAENTKVIE, from the coding sequence ATGATAGAGCATTTAGAATTATTTTTCAAGTCCATTTTTATAGATAACATGGTCTTTGCGGTATTCTTAGGTATGTGTTCATACTTAGCAGTATCTAAAAAAGTTGCAACGGCCGTAGGTCTTGGAGCAGCTGTAATATTTGTATTAGCTATAACCGTACCTTTAAACTGGTTATTAGATCAGTATTTATTACAACCAGGAGCATTAGCTTGGATAGATGGAAGTGCCAACGGAGAAGGTTTCTCTGGAATGGATTTAGGCTTTCTTTCCTTTATAATGTTTATTGCAACCATTGCAACAATGGTACAATTGGTAGAAATTATTGTCGAAAAGTTTTCACCATCTTTATATAATTCACTAGGTATATTTTTACCATTAATTGCAGTAAACTGTGCTATTTTAGGTGGTTCATTATTTATGCAGTCTCGTGAAATTGAAACGTTTGGTTTAGCACTTAACTATGGAATATCTTCTGGAATTGGTTGGTTCTTGGCTATTTTAGCCATTGCAGCCATTCGTGAAAAAATTAGATATTCTAATGTGCCAGCGCCATTAAGAGGCCTAGGAATTACGTTTATAATTACAGGTTTAATGGGCATTGGATTTTTAAGTTTTGGTGGTATGTTAACCGGTGGAGATGAAGAAGGGGAACCATCAACAGAGCCAACAGCACAAGTACAAGAAATACAAACTGAAGACGCTAAAGAATTAGCTGAAAACACTAAAGTAATAGAGTAA
- a CDS encoding NADH:ubiquinone reductase (Na(+)-transporting) subunit D, whose translation MALLTKKDLKLITDPLSDNNPITIQVLGICSALAITAELKPSIVMSIAVLFVMGVGNVVISLMRNIIPSKIRIIVQLVVVASLVIIVDQVLKAFQYELSKTLSVFIGLIITNCIIMGRFEAFALANKPWRSFLDGVGNALGYAVILVIVGFFRELLGSGTLFGIPVLGDPIGSPETGPTGVYAFGYENNGFMLMPPMALIIVGLIIWVQRSRNKDLIED comes from the coding sequence ATGGCACTACTTACAAAAAAAGACCTAAAGTTAATTACGGATCCGTTATCAGATAATAACCCAATTACCATTCAAGTATTAGGTATTTGTTCTGCATTAGCAATTACAGCAGAGCTTAAACCATCTATAGTAATGAGTATTGCTGTACTTTTTGTTATGGGTGTTGGTAACGTTGTTATTTCATTAATGCGAAATATCATTCCGTCTAAAATTAGAATTATTGTACAACTAGTTGTTGTTGCATCTTTAGTTATTATTGTAGATCAGGTTTTAAAGGCTTTTCAATACGAATTAAGTAAAACACTATCCGTATTTATTGGTTTAATTATTACTAACTGTATCATTATGGGACGTTTTGAAGCATTCGCTTTAGCAAACAAGCCATGGAGATCCTTTTTAGATGGTGTTGGAAACGCATTAGGTTACGCTGTAATTTTGGTTATAGTGGGTTTCTTTAGAGAGCTTTTAGGTTCAGGGACACTGTTTGGCATTCCAGTCTTAGGAGATCCCATTGGAAGTCCAGAAACGGGACCAACAGGGGTATATGCATTTGGATATGAAAATAATGGTTTTATGCTAATGCCACCAATGGCGTTAATTATTGTGGGACTTATTATCTGGGTACAACGTAGTAGAAATAAAGATTTAATAGAAGACTAA
- a CDS encoding Na(+)-translocating NADH-quinone reductase subunit C has product MAVNTDKNSYTIFFAIAMVVVVGSLLAFTASSLRPNIEENERKEKQQNILYALGVNENEGTGDIAFVSTSKVAEAFEANISEQIVLEVKDGKILKEMNREEFMSSKEQGAGKEPYLIDIKKEQSKAKNGESRYLPLFKGQQDGKTVYVVPIRGKGLWDAIWGFVALDEEMVVRGVFFDHAGETPGLGANIKQRYFMDDFYGERLLTDAGVFKGITVAKGNNDPVNADKNDHAVDAIAGSTITGDGVTAMIKKDLKLYLPYFTNLKNNNN; this is encoded by the coding sequence ATGGCAGTTAATACAGATAAAAATTCATACACGATATTTTTTGCAATTGCAATGGTAGTCGTTGTAGGTTCATTATTAGCGTTTACAGCATCGTCTTTAAGACCTAATATTGAAGAAAATGAAAGAAAAGAAAAGCAGCAGAATATATTGTATGCTTTAGGAGTAAATGAAAATGAAGGTACAGGAGATATCGCTTTTGTATCTACCAGTAAAGTTGCAGAAGCATTTGAAGCTAATATTTCTGAACAAATTGTTTTAGAAGTAAAAGATGGCAAAATCTTAAAAGAAATGAATCGTGAGGAATTCATGAGTTCTAAAGAACAAGGTGCTGGAAAAGAACCTTATTTAATAGACATTAAAAAAGAGCAATCTAAAGCTAAAAATGGTGAATCAAGATACTTGCCACTATTTAAAGGTCAGCAGGACGGTAAAACGGTTTATGTTGTGCCAATTAGAGGTAAAGGACTTTGGGATGCTATTTGGGGTTTTGTAGCTCTAGATGAAGAAATGGTTGTTAGAGGTGTGTTTTTTGATCACGCTGGTGAAACACCTGGTTTAGGTGCAAACATTAAACAACGTTATTTCATGGATGATTTCTATGGCGAAAGATTATTGACGGATGCAGGGGTATTTAAAGGAATTACCGTTGCCAAAGGAAATAATGACCCTGTAAATGCTGATAAAAATGATCACGCAGTTGATGCTATTGCAGGATCTACAATTACAGGAGATGGTGTAACTGCAATGATTAAGAAGGATTTGAAATTGTACTTACCATACTTTACGAACTTAAAAAATAACAACAATTAA
- a CDS encoding NADH:ubiquinone reductase (Na(+)-transporting) subunit B, whose product MSLKSSLHNLKEKYKGTKMAPAFNALHTFLYLPNETTHNGTHIKAADDLKRTMNIVIMALVPCLIFGIFNAGYQHYLALGEIESAKGFLGASFWTLDNLIIGAWTVLPLVIVSYGVGLAVEFLFAVIKGHEVEEGYLVTGMLVPLIVPVDIPLWMLATAVVFGVVIGKEVFGGTGMNILNPALTIRAFLFFAYPTWMSGDKVWVHGAKALEGTPDAISGETILGSYAQNNSVMYDYWDMFWGIIPGSVGETSKVLIIIGALFLIFTKVGSWRIIVSTLIGALVMGLIFNGVVDAGWISESSKFYGLMSVPFWQHLIIGSILFGAVYMATDPVTASQTNKGKWIYGFLIGFISIMIRVFNPAYPEGVFLAILLMNVFAPTIDHYVVQGNVKRRMKRLKVKTA is encoded by the coding sequence ATGAGTTTAAAAAGTAGTTTACATAACTTAAAGGAGAAGTACAAAGGAACCAAAATGGCTCCTGCGTTTAACGCACTTCATACTTTTTTGTATTTGCCGAATGAGACCACGCATAATGGGACTCATATTAAAGCAGCCGATGATTTAAAAAGAACCATGAATATTGTAATTATGGCTTTGGTGCCATGTTTAATATTTGGAATTTTTAATGCCGGTTATCAGCATTATTTAGCTTTAGGAGAAATTGAATCGGCTAAAGGGTTTTTAGGAGCATCGTTTTGGACTTTAGATAACTTGATTATCGGAGCCTGGACGGTATTACCATTGGTAATCGTTTCCTACGGTGTAGGTCTTGCAGTAGAATTCTTATTTGCTGTAATTAAAGGTCACGAAGTAGAAGAAGGCTATTTAGTAACAGGCATGTTAGTGCCATTAATTGTTCCAGTGGATATTCCATTATGGATGTTAGCAACAGCCGTTGTTTTTGGTGTTGTAATTGGTAAAGAAGTTTTTGGTGGTACAGGAATGAATATCCTGAACCCAGCATTAACTATTCGTGCCTTTTTGTTTTTTGCCTATCCTACTTGGATGTCGGGAGATAAGGTTTGGGTTCATGGAGCAAAAGCTTTAGAAGGGACACCAGACGCTATTTCAGGTGAAACCATTTTGGGTTCATATGCTCAAAATAATTCAGTAATGTATGACTATTGGGATATGTTTTGGGGAATTATTCCAGGCTCGGTTGGTGAAACCTCCAAAGTCTTAATAATTATTGGTGCCTTATTCTTAATCTTCACAAAAGTAGGAAGCTGGAGAATTATAGTAAGTACGCTTATTGGTGCTTTAGTTATGGGCTTAATATTCAACGGTGTTGTAGATGCTGGTTGGATATCAGAATCAAGTAAATTCTACGGGTTAATGAGTGTTCCATTCTGGCAACATTTAATCATAGGTAGTATACTCTTTGGAGCCGTTTATATGGCAACCGATCCAGTAACAGCTTCACAAACCAATAAAGGAAAATGGATTTATGGTTTCTTAATAGGATTTATATCTATTATGATTCGTGTATTTAATCCAGCTTACCCAGAAGGTGTATTCTTAGCAATTTTATTAATGAACGTTTTTGCTCCTACTATTGACCATTATGTGGTACAAGGTAATGTGAAACGTAGAATGAAGCGTTTAAAAGTTAAAACAGCATAA
- a CDS encoding Na(+)-translocating NADH-quinone reductase subunit A: MSNDITIKKGLDIKLKGAAEKATENAIISNFCTVRPEDFHGVTPKLIAKVGTKVKAGEPIFYNKAQDAVMFVSPVSGEIVDIPRGDKRRILALKIQADKEQVYLDHGVFNVESATAEAIKAHLLASGCWPFIKQRPYDVIANPERSPKAIFISGYASAPLVADYDYVLQGKEAELQAAVNALGKLTEGQVHVSVAKNGASPLAGLKGVTIHKVSGPHPVGNVGTQINKIDPVNKGETVWTINPQDLVIIGELLLTGKFNAERLVALVGSSVKKPRYFKTKIGSEVATMVYDNGVDKDGNDRIISGNVLSGKQVKPDGSLDYYSNTITVIPEGDDYEFFGWNKPVFNKISTSRALTFSWLTPNKKYDLNTNTNGEHRNFVLTGTYEKVFPLDIYPLQILKSCMYEDLDEMEALGMYEVAPEDFALTEFVCVSKQPHQAIIRKGLDVMIKEIG; this comes from the coding sequence ATGTCAAACGACATTACCATTAAAAAAGGTCTAGACATCAAGCTTAAAGGTGCTGCTGAAAAGGCGACTGAAAATGCTATTATTAGTAATTTTTGCACTGTTAGACCAGAAGACTTCCACGGTGTTACGCCAAAATTAATTGCTAAAGTTGGAACCAAAGTAAAAGCAGGAGAGCCTATTTTTTATAATAAAGCTCAAGACGCTGTTATGTTTGTTTCGCCTGTATCAGGGGAAATAGTGGACATTCCAAGAGGTGATAAACGTCGCATTTTAGCATTAAAAATCCAAGCCGATAAAGAGCAAGTTTATCTTGATCACGGTGTGTTTAATGTAGAATCTGCAACCGCAGAGGCTATTAAAGCACATTTACTAGCATCAGGATGTTGGCCTTTTATTAAGCAAAGACCGTATGATGTTATTGCAAATCCAGAAAGATCGCCAAAAGCTATTTTTATTTCAGGATATGCTTCTGCGCCTTTAGTTGCAGATTATGATTACGTACTTCAAGGAAAAGAAGCGGAACTGCAAGCGGCGGTTAATGCTTTAGGAAAATTAACGGAAGGCCAAGTACACGTTTCAGTTGCTAAAAATGGGGCTTCGCCATTAGCAGGTTTAAAAGGTGTTACAATTCATAAGGTTTCTGGTCCACATCCAGTAGGAAACGTGGGAACACAAATCAATAAAATTGATCCTGTAAATAAAGGTGAAACCGTTTGGACTATTAATCCGCAGGATTTAGTCATTATTGGTGAGTTACTTTTAACAGGTAAATTCAATGCAGAACGTTTGGTAGCATTAGTTGGCTCGTCTGTTAAAAAGCCTCGTTATTTTAAAACTAAAATTGGTAGTGAAGTTGCCACGATGGTTTATGATAATGGCGTTGATAAAGATGGAAACGATCGTATTATTTCTGGAAACGTATTATCTGGAAAACAGGTGAAACCAGACGGAAGCTTGGATTATTACAGTAATACTATTACCGTAATTCCAGAAGGTGATGATTATGAGTTTTTTGGATGGAATAAGCCCGTTTTCAATAAAATATCAACATCTAGAGCGTTAACATTCTCATGGTTAACACCAAACAAAAAATACGATTTAAATACCAATACAAATGGAGAACATAGGAATTTTGTGCTAACAGGTACGTATGAAAAAGTTTTTCCATTAGATATTTACCCACTGCAGATTTTAAAATCTTGTATGTATGAGGATTTAGACGAAATGGAAGCTTTAGGTATGTACGAAGTTGCTCCAGAAGATTTTGCTTTAACTGAATTTGTTTGCGTGTCTAAACAACCACACCAAGCCATTATCAGAAAAGGATTGGACGTGATGATAAAAGAAATTGGATAA
- a CDS encoding DUF5103 domain-containing protein encodes MFKSFLSVFLIICGQSVFSQIAQEVNPPGYIKSITFQGQTRESQLPILELGQQLILEFDALNGDEDDFYYKIEHFDYDWTPSQLMQTEYLNGIDNQRIRNYENSFNTYQIYSHYTLRLPNQRTRGLKVSGNYMIKVYNDLDELVFSRKFMVQENLANVGVSIKRSRDVRQVERMQSVDIVINSGNLQFNNPLQTVKTLIIQNNNLNSAISNVPPQYTLGNELIYKYTKETLFEGGNEYFYFENKDVRGANAAIQYIELFELYSNYLFTNVPRFNKPYTYNPDINGNFLITAIDAEKPTIEADYAWMHFSLLLDELPPNQSVHVYGNFNNYAVDEFTKMTFNPTKGIYEVPIILKQGFYNYKYVIVDNQTGKINESAISGSFWQTENDYKVLVYYRDLGARYDRIIGIGEGNSVNISN; translated from the coding sequence ATGTTTAAATCTTTTCTATCGGTATTCCTTATAATTTGTGGTCAATCCGTTTTTTCTCAAATAGCACAGGAAGTGAACCCTCCGGGTTATATTAAATCCATCACCTTTCAAGGTCAAACACGCGAAAGTCAACTTCCTATTTTAGAATTAGGCCAACAATTAATCTTGGAGTTTGATGCTCTAAATGGTGATGAGGATGATTTCTATTATAAAATTGAACATTTTGATTATGATTGGACACCTTCGCAGCTCATGCAAACCGAATATTTAAACGGTATTGACAATCAACGTATTCGTAATTACGAAAATTCGTTTAACACCTATCAAATATATTCACATTACACCTTACGGCTTCCAAATCAGCGAACTCGCGGCTTAAAAGTTTCGGGTAATTACATGATTAAGGTTTACAATGATTTAGATGAACTGGTTTTCTCTAGAAAATTTATGGTTCAGGAAAATTTAGCAAACGTTGGTGTTTCCATTAAACGCTCCCGCGATGTTAGGCAAGTGGAGCGTATGCAAAGTGTAGATATTGTTATTAACTCTGGGAATTTGCAATTTAACAATCCGCTACAAACGGTAAAAACCTTAATTATTCAGAATAATAATTTAAATTCCGCCATTAGCAATGTTCCACCACAATACACATTAGGTAACGAATTAATTTACAAATACACCAAAGAAACCTTATTTGAAGGTGGCAACGAGTATTTTTACTTTGAAAATAAAGATGTTCGCGGTGCCAATGCTGCCATTCAATATATAGAGTTATTTGAATTGTACAGCAATTATTTATTTACCAATGTGCCGCGTTTTAATAAGCCCTATACGTACAATCCAGACATTAATGGCAACTTTTTAATTACGGCTATTGATGCCGAAAAACCAACCATAGAAGCAGATTATGCATGGATGCACTTTTCATTACTATTGGACGAATTACCACCAAATCAATCCGTTCATGTTTATGGTAATTTTAATAATTATGCCGTTGATGAGTTTACTAAAATGACTTTTAATCCTACAAAAGGTATTTATGAAGTGCCTATTATATTGAAACAAGGGTTTTACAACTACAAATATGTAATTGTAGACAATCAAACCGGTAAAATAAATGAAAGTGCCATAAGTGGTAGTTTTTGGCAAACGGAAAATGACTATAAGGTATTGGTTTATTATCGCGATTTAGGCGCCAGATACGACCGTATAATAGGTATAGGTGAAGGAAATTCCGTTAATATATCCAATTAA
- the apaG gene encoding Co2+/Mg2+ efflux protein ApaG, with amino-acid sequence MVQQVTKGIKISVETHFEGTFYKDYKIQFAFGYKVTIENQSKSTVQLYAREWTILDALNNVEMVSGEGVIGKKPILKPGELHTYTSGCLLTSPFGAMKGFYNMINLETEKKFKVAIPTFRLSAPFALN; translated from the coding sequence ATGGTTCAACAAGTTACAAAAGGCATCAAAATTTCTGTAGAAACCCATTTTGAAGGCACCTTTTATAAAGATTATAAAATTCAGTTTGCTTTTGGTTATAAAGTGACTATTGAAAATCAAAGCAAAAGCACCGTTCAATTATACGCTAGAGAATGGACTATTTTAGACGCACTAAATAATGTTGAAATGGTTTCAGGCGAAGGTGTTATCGGTAAAAAACCAATTTTAAAACCCGGCGAATTGCATACCTATACCTCTGGCTGCCTACTTACATCGCCATTTGGAGCTATGAAAGGATTCTATAATATGATTAATTTAGAAACGGAGAAGAAATTTAAAGTGGCTATTCCTACTTTCAGATTAAGCGCGCCTTTCGCATTAAATTAG